A section of the Rubritalea squalenifaciens DSM 18772 genome encodes:
- the gspG gene encoding type II secretion system major pseudopilin GspG — MRKNSPLLTKPQNLSRGFTLMEMVMVMAIIAVLAGGVIGLMKGFDESAKIQQADNDIKAIGAALTQYKTLSGRYPTTDQGLEALVNKPTKPPVPKRYPNEGMLKEVPLDPWKNPYIYKMPGAGGPNSYELISVGQDGKEGTDDDISSED; from the coding sequence ATGAGAAAAAACTCACCACTCCTTACAAAACCTCAGAATCTCTCCCGCGGCTTCACTCTCATGGAAATGGTCATGGTCATGGCCATCATTGCCGTTTTGGCCGGCGGTGTCATTGGACTCATGAAGGGCTTCGACGAAAGTGCTAAAATCCAACAGGCCGACAATGACATCAAAGCTATCGGTGCGGCACTTACCCAATACAAGACTCTCTCCGGGCGCTACCCGACTACAGATCAGGGCCTCGAGGCTCTGGTGAACAAGCCAACCAAGCCTCCAGTCCCAAAACGCTATCCAAATGAGGGCATGCTCAAGGAGGTTCCCCTTGACCCTTGGAAGAACCCATACATCTACAAAATGCCTGGAGCTGGCGGCCCTAATTCTTACGAACTAATCAGCGTTGGCCAAGACGGCAAGGAAGGCACAGATGATGACATCAGCTCTGAGGACTAA
- the infA gene encoding translation initiation factor IF-1 — MEIEGTIKTVLAGTMFKVELASGHEVLAHISGKMRKRFIRLVVGDRVKMEMSPYDTSKARITYRIG, encoded by the coding sequence GTGGAGATCGAAGGTACGATCAAAACAGTACTTGCAGGTACTATGTTCAAGGTAGAGCTTGCATCTGGGCACGAGGTTCTTGCCCACATTTCTGGTAAAATGCGTAAGCGTTTCATCCGTTTGGTTGTCGGTGACCGCGTGAAGATGGAGATGTCTCCATACGATACCTCTAAGGCTCGTATCACTTACCGTATCGGGTAA
- a CDS encoding arsenate reductase family protein produces MIRIYGYQGCGTCRKAYKWLEEQGLEFEKVAIRETPPSREEFAMALSKYESIRKLFNTSGMDYRSMGLKDSLPGMSDEDALDLLGSNGNLVKRPFVISGSTALVGFNEGDWSSALL; encoded by the coding sequence ATGATTCGCATCTACGGATATCAAGGTTGCGGAACTTGTCGTAAGGCCTACAAGTGGCTTGAAGAGCAAGGTCTTGAGTTCGAAAAAGTTGCTATTCGGGAAACTCCTCCGAGCCGTGAGGAGTTCGCTATGGCGCTATCCAAGTATGAGAGTATTCGCAAGCTCTTCAATACATCCGGCATGGACTATCGTTCCATGGGGCTCAAGGATAGTTTGCCAGGTATGAGTGACGAGGACGCGCTTGATTTGCTGGGTTCTAACGGGAATCTCGTGAAGAGGCCGTTTGTTATCTCAGGAAGTACGGCTTTAGTCGGTTTCAATGAGGGGGATTGGTCCTCGGCTCTGCTTTAA
- a CDS encoding PulJ/GspJ family protein: MKKQINRTQPAGFMLMEVLLAFAIFSIAVTSIVIALNRTAELSQTMTQELDSTRTLRNLMTQTLTTPVPESEFVRDEVVEINDHTRARIQVTEFEATDADEHILPRLYKIRITLEDSLSSEQTTNELETIHYYPLTQ; the protein is encoded by the coding sequence ATGAAGAAGCAAATCAATAGGACGCAACCCGCAGGCTTCATGCTCATGGAAGTGCTTCTCGCATTTGCCATTTTCTCGATTGCGGTCACCAGTATCGTCATTGCACTCAACAGGACTGCAGAGCTGTCCCAGACAATGACTCAAGAACTGGATTCTACAAGGACACTGCGTAACCTAATGACTCAGACTCTCACCACACCAGTCCCTGAAAGCGAGTTCGTACGAGATGAGGTAGTTGAAATTAACGATCACACCAGAGCTCGCATTCAAGTCACTGAATTTGAAGCAACCGATGCTGATGAGCACATTCTTCCCCGTCTCTACAAAATCAGAATAACGCTGGAAGACTCCCTTAGTAGTGAGCAAACCACAAACGAGCTTGAGACCATTCATTATTACCCTCTTACCCAGTAG
- a CDS encoding prepilin-type N-terminal cleavage/methylation domain-containing protein — protein sequence MMTSALRTNRLPIKKAHSGFTLLELIITLALISVLMGSAFFAFSANTSDEIIETQGAIEATATSTLRRSSTLGRPHYAIIRHDAIWVTELIDQTADLSRIQPSSDIALVDIPEGTILSCKRENGEWVTMTEREDPVIWVFARSGICEVFSFRLEDGGSSFEMTVNPITGNFIDLDEEANQ from the coding sequence ATGATGACATCAGCTCTGAGGACTAATCGCCTCCCTATCAAAAAAGCCCATTCAGGCTTCACCTTACTGGAACTCATTATCACCTTGGCTCTTATCTCGGTGCTTATGGGTTCCGCTTTTTTTGCATTCTCGGCGAATACCTCCGATGAGATCATTGAGACTCAGGGGGCAATTGAAGCCACGGCTACCTCCACACTGAGGCGTTCGTCTACTCTCGGGCGTCCACACTATGCCATCATCAGGCATGATGCCATTTGGGTCACTGAATTGATTGATCAGACCGCGGACCTGTCTCGCATTCAGCCCAGCTCAGACATTGCTCTCGTGGACATTCCCGAAGGCACCATTCTCTCCTGTAAACGCGAAAATGGAGAATGGGTAACCATGACTGAACGCGAGGACCCTGTCATCTGGGTTTTTGCACGATCTGGCATTTGTGAAGTTTTTTCGTTTCGTTTAGAAGATGGCGGATCCTCATTTGAAATGACCGTGAACCCCATAACTGGCAATTTTATCGATCTTGATGAAGAAGCAAATCAATAG